The following are from one region of the Coffea eugenioides isolate CCC68of chromosome 2, Ceug_1.0, whole genome shotgun sequence genome:
- the LOC113761799 gene encoding probable serine/threonine-protein kinase At1g01540 — protein MSVYDAAFVNSELSKPTSIFGLRLWVVIGIFVGAVIVLILFLLSLCITAYRRRTSSTAKLHHPGKFSGAAELTPVVSKEIQEIVHDSHPDHRPIVPQALPEIQIDMGKVEHRVVFSDRGASSGESKATSGAETGSFGGSGALPEVSHLGWGRWYTLRELEAATDRLSDANVIGEGGYGIVYQGILADNTRVAVKNLLNNRGQAEREFKVEVDAIGRVRHKNLVRLLGYCVEGAYRMLVYEYVDNGNLEQWLHGEVGEVSPLTWDIRMNIILGTAKGLAYLHDGLEPKVVHRDIKTSNILLDSQWNAKVSDFGLAKLLNSERTYVTTRVMGTFGYVAPEYACTGMLNEKSDVYSFGILIMEIITGRSPVDYSRPQGEVNLVDWLKSMVGNRKSEEVVDPKLPEMPSSKALKRALLVALKCVDPDAHKRPKMVHVIHMLEADDLLFRDERRIGRESAGSNREYKENNLAGSNREYKENNLAGAKLVNQPYGNGASNNSEGDNGTSHDLPSRWR, from the exons ATGTCGGTGTACGATGCGGCGTTTGTGAACAGCGAGCTATCTAAGCCAACCTCCATATTCGGCCTGCGGTTATGGGTGGTAATTGGGATTTTTGTGGGAGCCGTGATTGTTCTAATCCTTTTCTTGTTGTCTCTTTGCATCACCGCCTATCGCCGCCGCACCAGCAGCACCGCTAAACTTCACCATCCCGGAAAGTTTTCTGGTGCAGCCGAGCTGACCCCAGTTGTTTCCAAGGAAATCCAAGAGATCGTTCATGATTCCCACCCCGATCACCGCCCCATTGTCCCTCAG GCGTTGCCTGAGATTCAGATAGACATGGGGAAGGTTGAGCACAGGGTGGTATTTTCGGACAGGGGGGCATCGAGTGGGGAGAGTAAGGCAACAAGTGGGGCGGAGACAGGGTCGTTCGGTGGTAGTGGGGCATTGCCAGAGGTGTCCCATCTGGGGTGGGGAAGGTGGTACACTTTGAGAGAGCTCGAGGCAGCTACCGATAGGTTGTCTGATGCGAATGTGATTGGAGAAGGTGGATACGGGATTGTGTATCAAGGTATTCTGGCTGATAATACCAGAGTTGCCGTGAAGAATCTGTTGAATAACAG GGGGCAAGCAGAGAGGGAGTTTAAGGTTGAGGTGGACGCTATTGGGCGAGTGAGGCACAAGAATCTTGTCAGGCTGCTGGGATACTGTGTCGAAGGAGCTTATCG AATGCTTGTATATGAGTACGTGGACAATGGGAATTTGGAGCAGTGGCTCCATGGAGAAGTAGGGGAAGTCAGTCCTTTGACTTGGGATATACGGATGAATATAATATTGGGAACTGCAAAAGG TCTGGCATATTTGCATGATGGTCTTGAGCCAAAGGTTGTTCACCGTGACATTAAAACAAGTAATATACTACTTGATAGTCAGTGGAATGCCAAGGTGTCAGATTTTGGACTTGCAAAGCTGTTAAATTCTGAAAGGACTTATGTGACAACTCGTGTCATGGGCACATTTGG TTATGTGGCACCAGAATATGCGTGCACTGGCATGTTAAATGAGAAAAGTGACGTTTATAGCTTTGGAATACTTATCATGGAGATAATTACTGGTAGATCTCCAGTTGATTATAGCAGGCCACAGGGAGAG GTTAATTTGGTGGATTGGTTGAAGTCCATGGTTGGAAATCGAAAATCTGAGGAAGTGGTGGATCCTAAGTTGCCAGAAATGCCTAGTTCAAAAGCACTTAAACGTGCTCTTCTGGTTGCCCTGAAATGTGTTGATCCTGATGCCCATAAGAGACCAAAAATGGTGCACGTAATCCACATGCTGGAGGCAGATGACCTGCTGTTTCGTGAT GAACGACGAATTGGCAGAGAATCTGCTGGTTCAAATCGTGAGTACAAAGAAAATAATCTTGCTGGTTCCAATCGTGAGTACAAAGAAAATAATCTTGCTGGAGCAAAACTAGTCAACCAACCATACGGCAACGGTGCATCTAATAATAGTGAAGGTGACAATGGTACGAGCCATGACTTGCCATCTAGGTGGAGATAA